The following are encoded in a window of Mycobacterium vicinigordonae genomic DNA:
- the bfr gene encoding bacterioferritin, producing MQSDPDVLRLLNEQLTSELTAINQYFLHSKMQDNWGFTELAEHTRAESFDEMRHAESITDRILLLDGLPNYQRIFSLRIGQTLREQFEADLAIEYEVLARLKPGIIMCREKQDSTSATLLEKIVADEESHIDYLETQLELMDKLGEELYSAQCVSRPPS from the coding sequence ATGCAAAGTGATCCAGACGTTCTACGGCTGCTCAACGAGCAGTTGACCAGCGAACTGACTGCCATCAACCAGTACTTCCTGCACTCCAAGATGCAGGACAACTGGGGATTCACCGAACTCGCCGAGCACACCCGCGCGGAATCGTTCGACGAGATGCGGCACGCGGAGTCAATCACCGACCGCATTCTGCTGCTTGACGGCCTGCCGAACTATCAGCGCATCTTCTCGCTGCGCATCGGCCAGACGCTACGCGAGCAGTTCGAGGCCGACCTGGCAATCGAGTACGAGGTGCTGGCCCGGCTCAAGCCCGGCATCATCATGTGCCGCGAGAAGCAGGACAGCACCAGTGCCACCTTGCTGGAGAAGATCGTCGCCGACGAGGAGTCGCACATCGACTACCTCGAGACGCAACTCGAGCTGATGGACAAGCTAGGCGAGGAGCTCTACTCCGCACAGTGCGTCTCCCGTCCGCCGAGCTGA
- a CDS encoding alpha-amylase family protein: MPSWTEHAIWWQVYPLGFVGAFPASRPPDPDQHRLRRLAGWLDHAIELGASGMALGPIFASRTHGYDTTDHLRIDPRLGDDADFDHLVGEAHRRGLRVLLDGVFNHVGVDFPRYRDPASRDWFSGDTFEGHEGLIGLNHDHPEVADYVVDVMKHWLGRGADGWRLDAAYTVPQRFWADVLPRVRASFADAWFVGELIHGDYAAVVKAARFDSATQYELWKAIWSSLNDGNFFELDHALARHNTFQETFAPLTFIGNHDVTRIASRLQRPEHLPHALVILLTVGGIPSIYAGDEFGFRGVKEERFGGDDAVRPEFGTPPIQLDESGAQAWELHRYLIGLRRRHPWLHSASTSALRLDNRHYVYRVQRGDDSLLVALNIDDRALHLTLPDLGMPQARLIAGSTAPAEQVVGEVTIEGHGWRILQPN, encoded by the coding sequence ATGCCATCCTGGACCGAGCACGCGATCTGGTGGCAGGTCTACCCGCTCGGCTTCGTCGGCGCGTTTCCCGCCAGCCGGCCGCCGGACCCGGATCAACACCGGCTTCGGCGGCTGGCCGGCTGGCTGGACCACGCCATCGAACTGGGCGCCTCAGGTATGGCACTGGGCCCGATATTCGCCTCGCGCACACACGGTTACGACACCACCGATCACCTCCGAATCGACCCGCGCCTCGGTGACGACGCCGACTTCGACCATCTCGTCGGCGAGGCGCACCGCCGGGGTTTGCGGGTGCTGCTCGACGGCGTATTCAACCACGTCGGTGTCGACTTTCCCCGCTACCGGGATCCCGCGTCGCGGGACTGGTTCAGCGGCGACACCTTCGAGGGTCATGAGGGTCTGATCGGTCTCAACCATGACCACCCCGAGGTCGCCGACTACGTAGTCGATGTCATGAAGCATTGGCTAGGGCGGGGCGCCGACGGATGGCGCCTGGACGCGGCTTACACAGTGCCGCAACGGTTCTGGGCCGATGTGCTGCCCAGGGTCCGGGCCAGCTTCGCCGACGCCTGGTTTGTCGGCGAGCTCATCCACGGCGACTACGCCGCGGTGGTCAAGGCGGCGCGATTCGACTCGGCCACCCAGTACGAATTGTGGAAGGCCATCTGGAGCAGTCTCAACGACGGCAACTTCTTCGAGCTGGACCACGCGCTGGCACGCCACAACACCTTCCAGGAGACGTTCGCGCCGCTGACGTTCATCGGCAACCACGACGTCACCCGGATCGCGAGCAGGCTGCAACGTCCCGAACACCTGCCGCACGCACTGGTGATCCTGCTGACAGTGGGCGGTATCCCCAGCATCTACGCCGGCGACGAGTTCGGCTTCCGTGGCGTCAAAGAGGAGCGCTTCGGCGGCGACGACGCCGTACGACCCGAGTTCGGCACTCCCCCTATTCAACTCGACGAATCCGGCGCCCAGGCCTGGGAGCTGCACCGATACCTGATCGGGCTGCGCCGCCGCCACCCCTGGCTGCACTCGGCGAGCACCAGCGCGCTACGACTGGACAACCGGCACTACGTGTACCGCGTCCAGCGCGGTGACGACTCGCTACTGGTTGCACTCAACATCGATGACCGTGCGCTGCACTTGACCCTGCCGGACCTCGGCATGCCGCAGGCGCGGTTGATCGCCGGATCGACGGCACCCGCCGAACAGGTGGTCGGCGAGGTGACGATCGAAGGCCACGGTTGGCGGATCCTGCAACCTAACTGA
- a CDS encoding peroxiredoxin has product MSLLTIGDQFPSYQLTALIGGDLSKVDAQQPGDYFTTVTSDDHPGKWRVIFFWPKDFTFVCPTEIAAFGKLNDEFADRDAQVLGVSVDSEFVHFQWRAQHDDLKKLPFPMLSDIKRELVTATGALNADGVADRVTFIVDPNNEIQFVSVTAGSVGRNVDEVLRVLDALQSDELCACNWRKGDPTLDAGELLKASA; this is encoded by the coding sequence ATGTCCCTGCTGACCATCGGCGACCAGTTTCCCTCCTACCAGCTGACCGCGCTGATCGGCGGAGACCTGTCCAAGGTCGACGCGCAGCAGCCCGGCGACTACTTCACCACCGTCACCAGCGACGACCACCCGGGTAAGTGGCGTGTGATCTTCTTCTGGCCCAAGGACTTCACGTTCGTGTGCCCCACCGAGATTGCGGCGTTCGGCAAGCTGAACGACGAGTTCGCCGACCGCGACGCCCAGGTGCTCGGCGTATCGGTCGACAGCGAGTTCGTTCACTTCCAGTGGCGCGCACAGCACGACGACCTCAAGAAGCTGCCGTTCCCGATGCTCTCGGACATCAAGCGGGAACTCGTCACGGCCACCGGCGCCCTGAACGCCGACGGGGTCGCGGACCGGGTGACGTTCATCGTCGATCCCAACAACGAGATCCAGTTCGTCTCGGTGACTGCCGGCTCCGTCGGCCGCAACGTCGACGAGGTGCTGCGAGTGCTCGACGCACTGCAGTCCGACGAACTGTGTGCCTGCAACTGGCGCAAGGGCGACCCGACGCTGGACGCCGGTGAACTGCTGAAGGCCTCGGCCTGA
- a CDS encoding hydrogen peroxide-inducible genes activator gives MTDKSFQPTLAGMRAFVAIAERQHFGSAATLLGVSQSTLSQGLAALEAGLDIRLVERSTRRVTVTAEGAQLLPYARAVINAADAFTGVATASSDPLCGRLRLGLIPTVAPYVLPTILTGLSGELPELTLQIVEDQTARLLRLLGDAALDAALIALPAQTAGIAEIPIYDEDFVLVLPPGHRLSGKRRVPTTVLPDLPLLLLDEGHCLRDQTLDVCRQAGARVQPADTRAASLATAVQCVAGGLGVTLIPHTAVAVETARTKLSLAHFAAPRPGRRIGLVYRATSGREEPYRRLAGIIGTMIADEHQVRLAVERPAGRL, from the coding sequence ATGACCGATAAGAGTTTTCAGCCCACCCTGGCCGGAATGCGGGCCTTCGTCGCCATCGCGGAGCGACAGCATTTCGGCAGCGCGGCAACGCTTCTCGGGGTCAGTCAGTCGACATTGTCGCAGGGCCTGGCGGCATTGGAAGCAGGGCTGGACATCCGCCTGGTGGAGCGATCAACGCGACGCGTCACCGTCACTGCCGAGGGTGCACAACTGCTGCCGTACGCGCGTGCGGTGATCAACGCAGCGGACGCCTTCACCGGCGTTGCCACCGCCAGCTCGGATCCGCTGTGCGGCCGCTTGCGGTTGGGGTTGATCCCCACCGTCGCACCGTATGTACTCCCAACGATCCTGACCGGACTGTCGGGCGAGTTGCCGGAGTTGACGCTGCAGATAGTCGAGGACCAGACTGCCCGGTTGCTGCGACTGTTGGGAGATGCGGCGTTGGACGCGGCGCTGATCGCGCTACCCGCCCAGACCGCTGGCATCGCCGAGATCCCGATTTATGACGAAGATTTCGTGCTAGTGCTGCCACCCGGACACCGATTGTCAGGCAAGCGCAGGGTGCCGACGACCGTGCTGCCGGACCTGCCCCTGCTGCTGCTGGACGAGGGTCACTGCCTGCGCGATCAGACCCTCGATGTCTGCCGACAGGCCGGGGCGCGGGTACAACCGGCCGACACCCGGGCAGCATCGCTGGCCACCGCGGTGCAATGCGTGGCCGGGGGATTGGGTGTGACGCTGATCCCGCACACCGCTGTCGCGGTCGAAACGGCGCGCACCAAGTTGAGCCTGGCCCACTTCGCGGCGCCGCGCCCGGGCCGGCGGATCGGGCTGGTCTACCGCGCCACCAGCGGTCGCGAGGAGCCCTACCGCCGGCTGGCCGGGATCATCGGCACAATGATCGCCGACGAGCACCAGGTGCGCCTGGCCGTCGAGCGGCCTGCCGGGCGCTTGTAG
- a CDS encoding EthD domain-containing protein, protein MEKVIAVLRRAEADDEWCARLRGPVADQLAELGLPGITVNVRDSAVRESLITLTTLDPPVAAVVNLWTQQCYGQQVADALRLLAGECEQLAAYLVTESVPLPGPKFEPGLRTTGLANIALLRRPAGVDQATWLNRWQLDHTPVAIETQSTFGYTQNWVVRALTPDAPGIDAIVEELFPAEAVTDLKAFFGAADDADLQQRVGRMVASTSAFGANENIDTVPTSRYVIKTPFGD, encoded by the coding sequence ATGGAGAAGGTGATTGCGGTATTGCGCCGGGCCGAGGCCGACGACGAGTGGTGCGCCCGGCTACGGGGGCCGGTTGCCGACCAGCTGGCGGAGCTGGGCCTGCCCGGCATCACGGTGAATGTCCGGGACAGTGCGGTGCGGGAGTCGTTGATAACGCTGACGACGCTGGATCCACCCGTTGCCGCGGTGGTGAACCTGTGGACCCAGCAGTGCTACGGCCAACAGGTAGCCGACGCGCTCAGGTTGCTTGCCGGCGAATGCGAGCAGCTGGCCGCCTATCTGGTCACCGAATCGGTGCCGTTGCCTGGCCCGAAGTTCGAACCCGGCTTGCGCACAACCGGTTTGGCGAATATCGCGCTGCTGCGCCGGCCCGCCGGCGTGGACCAGGCGACCTGGCTGAACCGCTGGCAACTCGACCACACCCCGGTCGCCATCGAGACCCAGTCGACGTTCGGCTACACCCAGAACTGGGTGGTTCGCGCCCTCACCCCCGACGCGCCGGGAATCGACGCCATCGTCGAGGAGTTGTTCCCGGCGGAGGCGGTCACCGATCTGAAGGCGTTCTTCGGGGCGGCCGACGACGCTGACTTGCAGCAGCGGGTGGGCCGGATGGTGGCCAGCACCAGTGCATTCGGTGCCAACGAAAACATCGACACCGTGCCCACCAGCCGTTATGTGATCAAGACGCCGTTCGGGGATTGA
- a CDS encoding (2Fe-2S)-binding protein — MYVCLCVGATNQTVCEAVARGASTSKEIAAACGAGADCGRCRRTLRAILAAAAQLDSAAAVG, encoded by the coding sequence ATGTACGTATGCCTGTGCGTCGGAGCCACCAATCAGACTGTTTGCGAGGCTGTCGCACGGGGTGCGTCCACTTCCAAGGAGATCGCTGCCGCGTGCGGGGCAGGCGCTGACTGTGGGCGCTGCCGGCGGACGTTGCGCGCGATACTTGCCGCCGCCGCCCAACTCGATTCCGCCGCCGCGGTCGGTTAG
- a CDS encoding enoyl-CoA hydratase/isomerase family protein, producing the protein MTLLIDDDNRVRTLTLNRPEALNAFNEALYDATTQALYDAADDPEVAVVLLTGAGRGFSAGTDLAEMQARITDPDFQEGKYGFRGLIEALAAFPKPFICAVNGVGLGIGTTILGYADLVFMSSSARLKCPFTSLGVAPEAASSYLLPLLLGRQNAAWLLMSSEWVDATEALRMGLAWRVCEPQDLLPDARRHANILASRPIPSLLAVKHTMMEPLRAEIAAATARENAHFAELMGAQANAAALADFSGRKRD; encoded by the coding sequence GTGACGCTGCTCATCGACGACGACAACCGGGTACGCACCCTCACTCTCAACCGGCCGGAGGCGTTGAACGCCTTCAACGAGGCCCTCTACGACGCCACTACGCAAGCGCTCTACGATGCCGCCGACGACCCCGAGGTGGCCGTCGTACTGCTGACCGGCGCAGGCCGCGGCTTCAGCGCCGGTACCGACCTGGCCGAGATGCAGGCCCGAATCACCGACCCGGACTTCCAGGAGGGCAAGTACGGCTTCCGCGGGCTCATAGAGGCGCTCGCCGCGTTTCCCAAGCCGTTTATCTGCGCGGTCAACGGAGTGGGGCTGGGCATCGGAACCACCATCCTGGGCTATGCCGACCTGGTTTTCATGTCGTCCTCCGCGCGGTTGAAGTGCCCCTTCACCAGCCTGGGCGTGGCACCCGAAGCAGCGTCGTCCTACCTGCTGCCGCTGCTGCTCGGTCGGCAGAACGCGGCCTGGCTGTTGATGTCGTCGGAATGGGTCGACGCGACCGAAGCGTTGCGGATGGGACTGGCCTGGCGAGTCTGCGAGCCACAGGACCTGCTGCCCGATGCCCGGCGGCACGCGAACATACTGGCCAGCCGCCCGATTCCGAGCCTGCTGGCGGTCAAACACACCATGATGGAGCCGCTGCGCGCCGAGATAGCGGCCGCGACAGCCCGGGAGAACGCGCACTTCGCGGAGTTGATGGGCGCACAGGCCAACGCCGCAGCCCTTGCCGATTTCAGCGGACGAAAGCGGGACTAA
- a CDS encoding alkyl hydroperoxide reductase gives MSIENLKAALPDYAKDLKLNLGSIARSTVLDDERLWGTLLASAAATRNARVLAEIGAEAADNLSADAYQAALGAASIMGMNNVFYRGRGFLDGQYDDLRPGLRMNIIGNPGVAKANFELWSFAVSSINGCSHCVVAHEHTLREVGVSREEVLEALKVAAIVAGVAQAIVAAETLAAVG, from the coding sequence ATGAGTATCGAGAACCTCAAGGCGGCCCTGCCGGACTACGCCAAGGACCTCAAACTGAACCTCGGTTCGATCGCTCGCAGCACGGTGCTCGACGACGAGCGGTTGTGGGGCACGCTGCTGGCCAGCGCCGCAGCGACGCGAAATGCCCGGGTACTGGCGGAGATCGGCGCCGAGGCCGCGGACAACCTGTCGGCGGACGCCTATCAGGCCGCCTTGGGGGCTGCCTCGATCATGGGCATGAATAACGTCTTCTATCGGGGACGCGGTTTCCTCGACGGGCAATACGACGACCTGCGCCCGGGGCTGCGGATGAACATCATTGGCAACCCCGGCGTAGCCAAGGCGAATTTCGAGCTGTGGTCGTTCGCAGTGTCCTCGATCAACGGCTGCTCGCACTGCGTGGTTGCCCACGAGCACACCCTGCGGGAGGTGGGAGTGAGCCGCGAAGAGGTGCTGGAGGCGCTGAAGGTGGCGGCGATCGTCGCCGGTGTTGCGCAGGCGATCGTGGCCGCGGAGACCCTGGCGGCGGTCGGCTGA
- a CDS encoding TIGR03618 family F420-dependent PPOX class oxidoreductase — translation MTTIEDAAALAAPEHGLAVVSTVRADGTVQASLVNVGLLSHPASKTPVLGFTTYGKVKLANLRVRPQLAVTFRNGWQWATVEGRAELVGPDDPPSWLKEDQLRLLLRDVFTAAGGTHDDWDQYDATMAKERRAVVLIEPTRVYSNG, via the coding sequence GTGACCACAATCGAGGACGCGGCGGCGCTGGCTGCCCCCGAACACGGCCTGGCCGTGGTGTCCACCGTCCGCGCCGACGGCACCGTCCAGGCATCTCTGGTCAACGTCGGTCTCCTGTCACACCCGGCCAGCAAAACCCCAGTGCTGGGATTTACCACCTATGGCAAGGTCAAACTGGCCAACCTGCGGGTCCGCCCGCAGCTGGCGGTCACCTTCCGCAATGGGTGGCAGTGGGCGACCGTCGAGGGCCGGGCCGAACTCGTCGGTCCCGACGACCCGCCATCGTGGCTGAAAGAGGACCAGCTGCGGTTGCTGCTACGTGACGTGTTCACCGCCGCAGGCGGTACCCACGACGATTGGGACCAATACGACGCGACCATGGCCAAGGAGCGTCGAGCGGTGGTGCTGATCGAACCCACTCGCGTCTACAGCAACGGATAA